From Magnetospirillum sp. WYHS-4, one genomic window encodes:
- the secG gene encoding preprotein translocase subunit SecG codes for MTTVILVIHLLLAIGLVGVILIQRSEGGALSGLGGGMSGFMTGRSTANLLTRATAILAAGFFATSIVLAMMANHRAEKRSILDVAPAPSAPAVQQPAAPVPAVEPPKPAEPAEPSAPVAK; via the coding sequence ATGACCACGGTGATTCTCGTCATTCATCTCCTGCTTGCCATCGGGCTGGTCGGGGTGATCCTGATCCAGCGTAGCGAAGGCGGGGCCCTGAGCGGCCTGGGTGGCGGCATGAGCGGTTTCATGACCGGCCGGTCGACGGCGAATCTGCTCACACGCGCCACGGCGATTCTGGCGGCCGGCTTCTTCGCCACAAGCATCGTCCTGGCGATGATGGCTAACCACCGCGCCGAGAAGCGTTCGATTCTGGATGTGGCTCCCGCTCCCTCGGCCCCGGCCGTCCAACAGCCGGCCGCGCCCGTACCCGCTGTCGAGCCGCCCAAGCCGGCCGAACCCGCCGAGCCGAGCGCTCCGGTGGCC